The DNA segment tATTCACTGTTGTTTTAACACTTCACGTTTTTTTTAGAACTACTGAACGTCGATTGCGAATACACGAGAACACGACGCGTACAACAACGAGCCACGGAGAAATAGTGCGAACGGTAGGAGCGCACACGCGTTACTACAAACGTTGCGTTTCAAGCTCGTGTTGCCGGCTGCGCCATGATACTGATCTGAGTCAGCGAATGGAGGAAAAGGTAGGCGCATGGTGGGAGGCGTAAAGTGAGCCGCGCGCCAAATTCAAATGCATACAATTATATTCAAATGCTTGCGTAAATAATACTTTTCATTACACCTGCCACAGAAAACCAAGGGTTGAAGACAGTTATAACGTCGGTTTCAGTTGTTGAAACAATTATGAGAACCGAAAAACTATTATAACTGTTATTCAGAGCTGATATACGTGTACGTATAACAATTCATTTCAATGCGATGGCAATAGTTCGTTTAAACGAATTTGCAAAGACAGTAACTTGTTTAACGCTTCCGTTGGAAACCAAAAATTTTACGCTTGTTTGGTAACCGGGGTACCCATATTCTTTCCATATATTACAGAATGATAGTTTCACTTCCATACTTTCCCGAAACTTTTAATTTTCCATTTATATAACTCAGCAAATACACTTTTAAATGATTCATGTCAAGAAATTCTATGGAATTATAATATAGTCTGATACTGAAGTCAATTATCAGTGTCTTTTGTATGTGTACTAGTACAAAGTACTAGTACAAAGTTCGAATCAGAAAACCTGATGACGTAAATATGTTTTATTTCATAatcagaaaaaataaaaaattgtaaagtGATGCTAATTCAACCGCCAAATAGTATATGTATGTGTTTATGAGTTAGACTAATCTTCAACTGCAAATAATTTTACTAAACATGGACTAcaagaaataaaaagaaatattttagaagtatgtATCGTACTTCTGCTCTAAAAGCAGTAAAAACTATACGTTCAAATAAATTTAACATTACTTAATTATAGAGTAAGTAATATGAAATACTACATCCCTTCAACGTTAACATTTTTGTATGAGTTAGGAGTTTCTAACATCCCTTTCGCATGAACGTATAATAGCAACTTCTACGGAGTTATTGATTCGAAATGAACGTTCCGACTAGTGTGATATCTCACTTGAAGAGAAACCTGCACGTCTGGAATGCAGACGTAGTTTTATACGGATGAATGTACACCATAGAACAATGTTTCGCGCATATCTAAAACTCTGACGTACTTCACAAATGTGCTCGTTAAAGTGATTGCATTTAATCCAGTTCGATAcatatttctaaaaaaaaacttCGTTTCCATTCATCGTTCGAAAACGTAAACCCGTACGCacaagaaattattaaaattcgtgTCGTTAATAAATAGTATtcgtaatataaaaataaaaattataagcaATAATTCTTCAACATTATTCATTTTTCATATATTCCTATACTAATTCTTCCTATAAACAtttaaaatacaataattttttgtttattcTTATGTAAAAAAGAATGTATACTATACGGAAGTGTAAAAAGTATGTAATTACCCTTAAGACTTCtactaatttttcaaattagttACTGAAACTATTCATTAaagagaattatattttagtactACCTCGCTTAATGTCACGAGTATAATATACCTGCTTTCATCTATATACATTTTATGTGTAAATAATTAAAGAGCATCGAATATAAATGTaatgatatttatatttttgttttaatatcATTGCATTTATGTTTCTTTTGTATATTATGCACCCCTATCGATTATTAAATGCATATCGTTCTTACCATGATATTAATCGTTGCTGTttagaatattaatattatatatctATACATAGACATAAATATCgtagaaatttatataaaaatattctatgTAAGCCAAGCGAACATACATACACCCTGCACCTAGGATTAATGCAGTTTCAAGAGAATAGGTATAACACGCTAAACGAATCCACCttctttaaaatacattttcagTATCGTATAGCTAAAACGATAGATAACGTTTAgcgattaaattttaaatcgaaTCATATTCCCCTCAAACGGCACAAATTCGTGTAATCGGGTGCACACATGTATCATGCATCAAACGTAATACACCTAACATCGCAAAATGTACTAAAGTACATATTTGATTTTGGACTGATTGAAagagttgataaatattttcatcaatattatatatatgtatgaaaaaaaagatttgtaagAAGTTGAGAAATTATGTATATCGTAAAATCATATAGCGATAATTGTAAAtgctttcgattaacatttgcaAATTATTCTTATGTACGAAacgataagaaaataattattacgtCACCTCTACGGTCGTAGGAAATACCAATCacagaaataaatttataatattttttattttagttttgTAATACGCCCTGTGTGTCGAAAAAACGTTAAACTATGCAAAGAAAACTCAGCAATAACACTGAATATCATAGTATTATACAACTTACCTTAACAATCCTAGAAATTAAACGAAAACTTGTCTAACAGTAAAATCTATATaatttatcctctaataaaAAACGTAGACTAGTCGCTATTTTACTTTCcttttgaaaaatgtttttttagcATACTCGTAGATtcctttcaaaattaatttatacataAGTTTTACTGAATCACACTTGAAATATTTTCACTTTTTCAacataaagaaaaaattaaatacactATTTTTAAAACTGTCTACAAATCCAAAAGTATTTGTCGTTCCAAATTTTGAAACAATATGGAACAACTGGTAGTAATATTATAGTTGATTTTTCTTTCAAATATGTTCCgtatttcgaattttttcttacataatttatattttgtataataCGAACATCGTGTAAGTATTAAAGACGTTAGAAAGTTTATAATTCCAAAGGAGTTTCTACATCATGAAGTAATTAACTTTAAAATACTGTTTTTAATTAGTTTCATAAATTTTCGAATATATACTATATTTAAAGCAGACGTGAAATAATAAAGTATTTATCCCGTACTTTGAATTATATACCTAAACATTATACTGAACCTTTAATAATATGAAACACGACACTTTATACACTCATATTTATACCGTGTGGTATTACACATTAACGTGTATAATAATAAACAGCAAAGCAACATATAATGTAAGTAcataaaacaaaacaaaaaaagcaTTTTCCAAGCTATAAACAATTGTGCGTTTCCTTGAAGTACATTAACACCAATAGTGATAGGAACACTgatctatatttaaaaataattctgaaattattttcaaagcGGCGAAACGATTATTCGTAATACTTGTAGAtgtctaaaaaataatatttggtaTAATTTGTTTTCGATGCAATCGTATCTACTATAGAAACAAGCATTACGTTAAACCATCGATCAGTACAAAGCGGTTAGAAATAGTAAATGCAATATAAAAGTTTTAAATACACACCCTATTTCGTTGGTTGGTTGGTTATTGTTATTGGCCGATCCATTGTTCACATTGTTATTAATTGTATTTGAATTATTAGTTTGCTGCAATGTTTGACATGTACCCAACAATGAAGTCCACTGCCTCATCACTTCTTCTCCTTGGGCTTCCAGTTCGGAGAGAATAGTGGCATCATCCATATCCTGCAATGCCGTATTTGAATCCACTCtaaaacaataaataataaactGATTAATTACTAAAGAAAAGAGTAACGAAACTAAGTTTTTTCAATCCATGTTTATTAACATTGTTCATGTAATAACATGTAAATACTAAATCTTTTGAACATTTTGTATACACAGTTCAAGAATTTTAGAACGTTTTTAGGTTTAATTTAAATGACAAAATACTATTTTAAATTAATGAaataagcaatcaattaattaaaaaaataaaatactaaccgatttTGTTCCTCGTAGGAGCTCGCATCGCTCTGTTCGTAATCCAATATTAAATCGTCAGAAGCAATGGATTCACAGGGAGATAAAGTGTCGACGCTACCAGCTCGGCTAATTCGTTTGCCATGGTGAGGGCTGTTTGTCGCGTTTTTTCCATGTCCTGCAATAATTCAAAATATGATGAACAAAATAGAATTGAAAAATAacattaaaagtaataatactcttatttaaaatataatccaaATAAAAGTAACAGATTCTTACAAAGCGATACATGTGATAATCTCCAAACTGAGACAGAGTAtggtaaaatatttcatatgtacGATACTTATGTAATACTTAGtgtataaaaaattattctatAATGAAAACGTATACTTTGTAGACGGGAGTCTCGAGGAGGCCTAAAGATCAACTTCGTCTTTTTTAGGAGAATGTTATGTTTTACTTCGTGGGAGATGCCTGTCGCGTTTAAAACAAGTTCAATTATGGAACAGTGTTAATCAAAGTCGTAAGCAGAGAGAAAAATTTTTCCAACAAACtgaaaatcgaaattttaaatATCTATCGTCAAGAATGATAATAATATATAAAGGACCGCGAAGTTGACCTCGAAAACTCCTTCAAGACTGTTCCTAAAAatcgtttccatcattatttgcaCGAAAAGTTCTTTGAATATGCTTTGAATTTTTACAGCCAATTACACTGATCGCTTTGCAATAATATAATTTGCGCTTAATAATATGATTTAATTTAAACTTTTATTACTCCTACAATTAATAATCATCCGTACCTGTTTTAGGACTGGATTCGACCAAAGTGTGGCTGTTATCTGTGACAACCTGCCCAGCTACAGCAGATTGCGTGTCACCTCCGCCTCTCGAATTGTCATCGAAAACAAGCCCAGGTTGATCTGCGATCTCATCGTCGAAGAATTCTCTGCCCTCCGACAAACTCAACGAATTCGAGGCGTTCGTTGGCGTTCCAGGGCTGTCGTCGTCGTTGCCGGATTGTTCCGTCGTTTGCTCCTTCTTCGCGGCTTTCGCGTCCGACTGTGTAATACTAGCCGTCAGACTGTCGAAAAGACTATCGACGGGGGATGTTTCATCGTCTATCATCGAAGTCGATGTAGCCGCGGCCGCGGCGAACGCAGGATCTTCGATAGTAAGAAGCACGGAACGCAATGCGGTCTTCGGTACCGTTCCGTTCTTAGCGGTGTTCGGAGCAATTTGCAAGTGTTGGATGGTAGTGGAACGGTGACATTCGTCGCTAGAACTTAACGAATATTCATCGGCCATAGCCTCCCCGTGTCCGTATTCAGGATCGTCCGAACTCGGTGGACTGAAGTCCGACTTGATGGAAGGAATTTTCTCGGAATGTGATCTATCTTTATAAACCTTCTCCTCGCCCAATCCTTCGTCGTATCCCTCCGAGGACGTGGTGGACATAGACGTCGTTGACTCGGTGTACCTGTTGTCCTTATTGACGATTCTCTGATACTGCGTGGTTCTTTCTCGTACTAAGCCAGTGGCAGCAGTGACGAACGTTTTCGGTAACGGTATAACGGATATTTCGGTAACAGTGCTATCGTCGTCTCTAACGTCTCTGACATCGAAACTTTTTCCGTTTACGACCATCCTTAAGTTCCTAGGTCTGCCCGTGCCGTGCCTTCTCGACAGCACGCCGTCCGTATAATCGACGCCCCTCGATTCGCTTTCTTCCCGACAACCCTGCTGACTACCGACGCCGGAATCTTCCGTGCTGGATCCTTCCTTCGAACTCGTCGAGCTTTTCGACGCTGCGGACACCTTTCTGCTTTGATTCGCCACGGTCTTCGCGATCTTCGAGTTCGCGTCGGTCATTCTTACAGCGTACTGTGGCAACGGCAGATGACTGGTGTGCAGAGTATACCTGCCGAACGGTTCCGGAATCCCAGATGGTCTGCGACCCCCATCCacgtacgtcgaattaacgttaTTGCAACCGATTGTATTCTGTACAGGTGCTTGCTTAATCTTCGAGGCCGGTGCCGCGTTGCAAACCTGCACCACCCTGTGCAGTTGCTTCCCGAAACTGTCTTGTTGGTGTTGTTGCATCTTTTCTTGATTGTAGTGGCTTACTGTATGACTGCTACATATATCGCCAACCTTGTTCGTGAATTTCGCCTGCGGTTGCCTGTAACCGAAACGATTCGTCCTAACGGCGATGCCGCTggcttctttcttcggcggcgcTAAACGAGGCGTCGATCGTCCAGAAGAGGAATTACGCATCGCGCAGCTaccatcgtcgtcgtcgtcgtcgcgtcTGCGATTCTGTTCCGGACCGGCTGATTTCGATCGTGGATGCAGCAAGCTCGATTCCGCCGTGTAACTCGTTATCGGCATCGGTATTCCGGAGGCCGGTCGTCGTCGAAAACCAAAGGACATTGCAGTGCCGCGCGTGTGCGAGCCGCCGCGCTTCGACGAGCCCTTATGATCGTTCTGAAACATCGTCAAAGAATAGCACTCGAGAGTGAGAACGCCAAGAATCTCGGGAATCTTTTTACAAGCGCCTCGACTTCACGTTCTTTTCACTTTCTCTTATAGCATCTAGGGATCGATAAAACGAacgtgcattttttttttttcttttttacgcaATCCTTTTCCAGCTATCGTTGTGTTTACCTTTCACACGTTTCACGCGATAATGCATatattgtaaaaataattaCGAAATGCAACCGTTATGAATTCGTTGCAACCTATACGGTGGCCAATAGTTTTGAAAAGAACGAACTtcgttaatatacagggtgtaataTCGCTATTAAAATACTTTTTATCAGTTTTATTTGTTCTACATTTGATATCGATAAATTTTTGTCCAAACCTTTTGATGGATGACCGTAAATCACTGAAAAATCATGTGTCGCGTTACAGAAtaatatatacttgtataattgAACATGATTGACACGATTAGTAAAAAGCTACAATCTTTTTAATTTTACGCGTcgattttatacaaaataaactCAACCAAACAAATACGAATTTTAAGTTATTAGAAAAAAAACGCATTGAACTCGTATTTATTATGAATTAGTACAGGTCTCGATTACAGACAAATAATACTAAACACAATTTATCTATCGATAATTTTAGAACCAGACACTTGATTGTAATTCATACCATCGTATTAATACGAATAATCCATAAATATATAGATATACTACTTTATCCGATTAATAGTAGTTTCTCTTTTTATTTATCTTTTTAGTAAGTTATTAAAAGTTTAAAAAAGTTAATTTTATCGATTCCTTGTTGCTGTTATaatcaaattcgatttttaatatcATTCTATGATCGAATTGACGTATACAATAGCTCGCAGCTTTACATCGTAACGTGAAAAATAATAGAAAGTATCAATAAATTCGTGTTTTCGAAATCTTAGTCTGCGAAACaatgataaatattattaaatcataaatattaaatattatttagtaCGTAAATAATGGAACTACTGTAGAATAATCTTCATTTAATAGAGACGAAATAAAATCGCAGAGtgtttgaaaatataaataaataaagtcttCGACTTGTCAATTTATTAAATAGCGCGTATTAATATAAtgaaaattatataatataaacaaTCGCGTTTTACGTTCATATGTTTCAAATACGTTATACCCgccgataaatatttatttttaaatattttatgcaaaCGAATTGTAATTGTATGTGTTTGTTTATTATCATATCGCGGGAAAGTGGCTGATGCAATTATAATGAAAGTTCGAGCGCATTTATAGAGATAGCTCGGTTTAAAATCCAACATTTTTGCAGAAAGTAGGAATTGTGAAAAGTGCCAAACTGTAAAATGTACGATAATTTGCTTTTTATTACTTTAGAAGCAAAAGAACACGTATCAAAAGTTGtttgaaattaaattcaaaaacatgTTTGTTCTATATAAATTGTCGATAGAATCGATAGTATCCGAGATATCGACTCGACCCTTTCTGCCTTTAATACACTATACGAGTAGCAACAGCGTGTTGTTTATTTATGCACTAAAATAACTTTTGCGcccaaacaatattttctatCCCAGATGATATCAGATAATTCAACCAGTAGACACTctacatacttgtttgtcaagaAGAATATAACTGTACCAACGGACAATAGAACGTTAAGTACGCTCGCGTTAGAACCAACAAAAAAAAGTAAATAGGAGAAATAAGTATAGAGATTATTTACTTAAAAAATTGCTTTCGTGTTTTCTACAATTTACATCACGTGGGAGTGCGATTTAATCGATGCTTTTggttttaagtgttcgtaagtgCGTTTCTCATTTAATTTTCGAGACTTCCGAGAGAATCAAATCAATACGATAAAAATGTTTTCGTACGGTGATTCATAGTTCGATGACTAAATAAATATCAATGAAAAAGAATTAGACATCGACGATCAACCAtgaagaatattgaaaaatgattaTATCGCGCGTATTCGATTCGATATAACGTATCAGTATATCATCGCACTGCGATCTGTCGCTGATCATATGTAACAGATAAAATCACAGAGAAGGTAGAAGTTCAAAAACATGTAGTAACCCGATTTAAACTCCAGAAATAGAGCAACCGCATTCTCAAATCAACGAACTTCTCTGCTTTTCGTAGACGATTGTGTCACGATACGACGTGTAAAACAGTTCTAACGAAGAAAACATACGTATCGCACATAACAGTGGTACTCAATTCTTCCGCTTACCAAATAATACGTGAAAATCGAATCTGTACCGTGGAATTTTACTTAGATCGTTGTCACGATAGTTTCGATACTTGAAATATAAAACTTACACAGAAGTTCCTTAATCGATCGCTTAATTAAATAATGACACGATCAACGCCGTTTTTATTTCGCTAAAAAAAAACAACGTCACGACGTGGGTTACATTTATCACCTTTTTTTATCACGATATTTATAACGTCATGTTGACTATTAATTCAACTTCGTGCCTCTAACGTTATATTCTGCATTAATCGTGGATGATTTCCGTTTATCTTTATTGTTTTGGTGCATGAACCTTCTAGCGTGTTGTCACGGTTGTCATTAATCTTCGTGGCAAAGCAGCGGATGAAAAAGACCTACGTATCAGGGGGGAAAAAACACGTGACAATGAAAAACCTATGCGACGTCGAATATGGTGgattatttagaaaaaaaacCCGAAAGAGAACAGTTTGAATTCGAAAGAGAACGCAACACCCGTGAAAGCAGAGGCGACCGTCGTGGCCCTAAAAGTCTCTGACGGAACAATTGCGAAATCGCGTAGAAGGATGCATCCCTTACCGCAGCACCGACTCCTTTCTCGTTCTCCAGGGAATCATCCTCGCACCTGGTGCCAGCAGACCGGTAATCCATGTCTTCGGGCCAGTGTCAGCCGGCTGTTAAGAA comes from the Colletes latitarsis isolate SP2378_abdomen chromosome 7, iyColLati1, whole genome shotgun sequence genome and includes:
- the LOC143344134 gene encoding uncharacterized protein LOC143344134 isoform X1, whose translation is MGQCVSRKAGAVIATGHRDSLTYRIMDKPAKNDHKGSSKRGGSHTRGTAMSFGFRRRPASGIPMPITSYTAESSLLHPRSKSAGPEQNRRRDDDDDDGSCAMRNSSSGRSTPRLAPPKKEASGIAVRTNRFGYRQPQAKFTNKVGDICSSHTVSHYNQEKMQQHQQDSFGKQLHRVVQVCNAAPASKIKQAPVQNTIGCNNVNSTYVDGGRRPSGIPEPFGRYTLHTSHLPLPQYAVRMTDANSKIAKTVANQSRKVSAASKSSTSSKEGSSTEDSGVGSQQGCREESESRGVDYTDGVLSRRHGTGRPRNLRMVVNGKSFDVRDVRDDDSTVTEISVIPLPKTFVTAATGLVRERTTQYQRIVNKDNRYTESTTSMSTTSSEGYDEGLGEEKVYKDRSHSEKIPSIKSDFSPPSSDDPEYGHGEAMADEYSLSSSDECHRSTTIQHLQIAPNTAKNGTVPKTALRSVLLTIEDPAFAAAAATSTSMIDDETSPVDSLFDSLTASITQSDAKAAKKEQTTEQSGNDDDSPGTPTNASNSLSLSEGREFFDDEIADQPGLVFDDNSRGGGDTQSAVAGQVVTDNSHTLVESSPKTGHGKNATNSPHHGKRISRAGSVDTLSPCESIASDDLILDYEQSDASSYEEQNRVDSNTALQDMDDATILSELEAQGEEVMRQWTSLLGTCQTLQQTNNSNTINNNVNNGSANNNNQPTNEIGNECDKTTKVWRSRSVTDSPRSLDGTRNRQFSSPLRTSRNVQSPSIDSGDDRSLRVDRDTYQHMFQDIVSIKTMLLKLKRVLQESEENGLTRAETLNPFDNSIKNGLFYNLNEGGTADVSTSPGSGGSSIADELADLRRQVVFLQGQVEDRDRTIQVLQFQMSKLQGSNGIDGQSCALTNNRNTIPSVNTYNAATQTERTRPVSAGPSLLQTLPQDGVMGPLVSWSDSWDQHRPTLLTELNGNRSLRKVADRIPRTIRSRQEETSHRQNGHTDKLLIESPLSRKTLKSKDSKSSESNDMEQREIKTEGSPTKSCIPTARKLATSTLIPRSARALTSTGRSHNL
- the LOC143344134 gene encoding uncharacterized protein LOC143344134 isoform X7, with the translated sequence MGQCVSRKAGAVIATGHRDSLTYRIMDKPAKNDHKGSSKRGGSHTRGTAMSFGFRRRPASGIPMPITSYTAESSLLHPRSKSAGPEQNRRRDDDDDDGSCAMRNSSSGRSTPRLAPPKKEASGIAVRTNRFGYRQPQAKFTNKVGDICSSHTVSHYNQEKMQQHQQDSFGKQLHRVVQVCNAAPASKIKQAPVQNTIGCNNVNSTYVDGGRRPSGIPEPFGRYTLHTSHLPLPQYAVRMTDANSKIAKTVANQSRKVSAASKSSTSSKEGSSTEDSGVGSQQGCREESESRGVDYTDGVLSRRHGTGRPRNLRMVVNGKSFDVRDVRDDDSTVTEISVIPLPKTFVTAATGLVRERTTQYQRIVNKDNRYTESTTSMSTTSSEGYDEGLGEEKVYKDRSHSEKIPSIKSDFSPPSSDDPEYGHGEAMADEYSLSSSDECHRSTTIQHLQIAPNTAKNGTVPKTALRSVLLTIEDPAFAAAAATSTSMIDDETSPVDSLFDSLTASITQSDAKAAKKEQTTEQSGNDDDSPGTPTNASNSLSLSEGREFFDDEIADQPGLVFDDNSRGGGDTQSAVAGQVVTDNSHTLVESSPKTGHGKNATNSPHHGKRISRAGSVDTLSPCESIASDDLILDYEQSDASSYEEQNRVDSNTALQDMDDATILSELEAQGEEVMRQWTSLLGTCQTLQQTNNSNTINNNVNNGSANNNNQPTNEIGNECDKTTKVWRSRSVTDSPRSLDGTRNRQFSSPLRTSRNVQSPSIDSGDDRSLRVDRDTYQHMFQDIVSIKTMLLKLKRVLQESEENGLTRAETLNPFDNSIKNGLFYNLNEGGTADVSTSPGSGGSSIADELADLRRQVVFLQGQVEDRDRTIQVLQFQMSKLQGSNGIDGQSCALTNNRNTIPSVNTYNAATQTERLE
- the LOC143344134 gene encoding uncharacterized protein LOC143344134 isoform X5, whose translation is MGQCVSRKAGAVIATGHRDSLTYRIMDKPAKNDHKGSSKRGGSHTRGTAMSFGFRRRPASGIPMPITSYTAESSLLHPRSKSAGPEQNRRRDDDDDDGSCAMRNSSSGRSTPRLAPPKKEASGIAVRTNRFGYRQPQAKFTNKVGDICSSHTVSHYNQEKMQQHQQDSFGKQLHRVVQVCNAAPASKIKQAPVQNTIGCNNVNSTYVDGGRRPSGIPEPFGRYTLHTSHLPLPQYAVRMTDANSKIAKTVANQSRKVSAASKSSTSSKEGSSTEDSGVGSQQGCREESESRGVDYTDGVLSRRHGTGRPRNLRMVVNGKSFDVRDVRDDDSTVTEISVIPLPKTFVTAATGLVRERTTQYQRIVNKDNRYTESTTSMSTTSSEGYDEGLGEEKVYKDRSHSEKIPSIKSDFSPPSSDDPEYGHGEAMADEYSLSSSDECHRSTTIQHLQIAPNTAKNGTVPKTALRSVLLTIEDPAFAAAAATSTSMIDDETSPVDSLFDSLTASITQSDAKAAKKEQTTEQSGNDDDSPGTPTNASNSLSLSEGREFFDDEIADQPGLVFDDNSRGGGDTQSAVAGQVVTDNSHTLVESSPKTGHGKNATNSPHHGKRISRAGSVDTLSPCESIASDDLILDYEQSDASSYEEQNRVDSNTALQDMDDATILSELEAQGEEVMRQWTSLLGTCQTLQQTNNSNTINNNVNNGSANNNNQPTNEIGNECDKTTKVWRSRSVTDSPRSLDGTRNRQFSSPLRTSRNVQSPSIDSGDDRSLRVDRDTYQHMFQDIVSIKTMLLKLKRVLQESEENGLTRAETLNPFDNSIKNGLFYNLNEGGTADVSTSPGSGGSSIADELADLRRQVVFLQGQVEDRDRTIQVLQFQMSKLQGSNGIDGQSCALTNNRNTIPSVNTYNAATQTERTRPVSAGPSLLQTLPQDGVMGPLVSFRIGKVESVSLCDLLLGYLLLSALNAFIFMHLFYIKTTCLII
- the LOC143344134 gene encoding uncharacterized protein LOC143344134 isoform X2, yielding MDYRSAGTRCEDDSLENEKGVGAANDHKGSSKRGGSHTRGTAMSFGFRRRPASGIPMPITSYTAESSLLHPRSKSAGPEQNRRRDDDDDDGSCAMRNSSSGRSTPRLAPPKKEASGIAVRTNRFGYRQPQAKFTNKVGDICSSHTVSHYNQEKMQQHQQDSFGKQLHRVVQVCNAAPASKIKQAPVQNTIGCNNVNSTYVDGGRRPSGIPEPFGRYTLHTSHLPLPQYAVRMTDANSKIAKTVANQSRKVSAASKSSTSSKEGSSTEDSGVGSQQGCREESESRGVDYTDGVLSRRHGTGRPRNLRMVVNGKSFDVRDVRDDDSTVTEISVIPLPKTFVTAATGLVRERTTQYQRIVNKDNRYTESTTSMSTTSSEGYDEGLGEEKVYKDRSHSEKIPSIKSDFSPPSSDDPEYGHGEAMADEYSLSSSDECHRSTTIQHLQIAPNTAKNGTVPKTALRSVLLTIEDPAFAAAAATSTSMIDDETSPVDSLFDSLTASITQSDAKAAKKEQTTEQSGNDDDSPGTPTNASNSLSLSEGREFFDDEIADQPGLVFDDNSRGGGDTQSAVAGQVVTDNSHTLVESSPKTGHGKNATNSPHHGKRISRAGSVDTLSPCESIASDDLILDYEQSDASSYEEQNRVDSNTALQDMDDATILSELEAQGEEVMRQWTSLLGTCQTLQQTNNSNTINNNVNNGSANNNNQPTNEIGNECDKTTKVWRSRSVTDSPRSLDGTRNRQFSSPLRTSRNVQSPSIDSGDDRSLRVDRDTYQHMFQDIVSIKTMLLKLKRVLQESEENGLTRAETLNPFDNSIKNGLFYNLNEGGTADVSTSPGSGGSSIADELADLRRQVVFLQGQVEDRDRTIQVLQFQMSKLQGSNGIDGQSCALTNNRNTIPSVNTYNAATQTERTRPVSAGPSLLQTLPQDGVMGPLVSWSDSWDQHRPTLLTELNGNRSLRKVADRIPRTIRSRQEETSHRQNGHTDKLLIESPLSRKTLKSKDSKSSESNDMEQREIKTEGSPTKSCIPTARKLATSTLIPRSARALTSTGRSHNL
- the LOC143344134 gene encoding uncharacterized protein LOC143344134 isoform X3; this encodes MGQCVSRKAGAVIATGHRDSLTYRIMDKPAKNDHKGSSKRGGSHTRGTAMSFGFRRRPASGIPMPITSYTAESSLLHPRSKSAGPEQNRRRDDDDDDGSCAMRNSSSGRSTPRLAPPKKEASGIAVRTNRFGYRQPQAKFTNKVGDICSSHTVSHYNQEKMQQHQQDSFGKQLHRVVQVCNAAPASKIKQAPVQNTIGCNNVNSTYVDGGRRPSGIPEPFGRYTLHTSHLPLPQYAVRMTDANSKIAKTVANQSRKVSAASKSSTSSKEGSSTEDSGVGSQQGCREESESRGVDYTDGVLSRRHGTGRPRNLRMVVNGKSFDVRDVRDDDSTVTEISVIPLPKTFVTAATGLVRERTTQYQRIVNKDNRYTESTTSMSTTSSEGYDEGLGEEKVYKDRSHSEKIPSIKSDFSPPSSDDPEYGHGEAMADEYSLSSSDECHRSTTIQHLQIAPNTAKNGTVPKTALRSVLLTIEDPAFAAAAATSTSMIDDETSPVDSLFDSLTASITQSDAKAAKKEQTTEQSGNDDDSPGTPTNASNSLSLSEGREFFDDEIADQPGLVFDDNSRGGGDTQSAVAGQVVTDNSHTLVESSPKTGHGKNATNSPHHGKRISRAGSVDTLSPCESIASDDLILDYEQSDASSYEEQNRVDSNTALQDMDDATILSELEAQGEEVMRQWTSLLGTCQTLQQTNNSNTINNNVNNGSANNNNQPTNEIGNECDKTTKVWRSRSVTDSPRSLDGTRNRQFSSPLRTSRNVQSPSIDSGDDRSLRVDRDTYQHMFQDIVSIKTMLLKLKRVLQEAETLNPFDNSIKNGLFYNLNEGGTADVSTSPGSGGSSIADELADLRRQVVFLQGQVEDRDRTIQVLQFQMSKLQGSNGIDGQSCALTNNRNTIPSVNTYNAATQTERTRPVSAGPSLLQTLPQDGVMGPLVSWSDSWDQHRPTLLTELNGNRSLRKVADRIPRTIRSRQEETSHRQNGHTDKLLIESPLSRKTLKSKDSKSSESNDMEQREIKTEGSPTKSCIPTARKLATSTLIPRSARALTSTGRSHNL